A single region of the Rhizobium sp. NLR16a genome encodes:
- the pstC gene encoding phosphate ABC transporter permease subunit PstC — protein sequence MSTSVILLCLVAIGAVAYLVARGRAAALAGGRSSALHSRPAYYGAYAAIWTVLPALVVLCVWLSVSPGVIQSSVRGTFPAEVKAQAAVEQDLSYSMVATVARGLTMLTSDEAAAVANDPAALQAKLSEKGVPLAGQPQPYMVEAAKTLNSMSMTSRLAMTAIVFILAVAGAFYALRAIAPRFRARNRVERVMLWGLLLASSIAILTTVGIVLSMLSEAVRFFAVVPAGDFFFGTVWDPRFAGAGSSSFGQFGLIPLLLGTLYIGLVAMLVAVPVGLFAAIYMAEYASPKVRGVSKPLLEVLAGIPTIVYGFFALVTVGPFLRDFSAQISGLLSGNYSNFIQAQSVLTAGIVMGIMLIPYVSSLSDDIITAVPRALRDGSLGLGATRSETIKKVVLPAALPGIVGALLMTASRAIGETMIVVLAAGVAARIQINPFEPMTTVTVKIVNQLTGDLEFTSPQTLVAFALGITLFCITLSLNIYALYIVRKYREQYE from the coding sequence ATGAGCACATCCGTCATACTTCTGTGCCTTGTGGCGATCGGCGCCGTCGCCTATCTGGTCGCGCGCGGCCGTGCCGCAGCCCTTGCCGGAGGCAGGTCCTCCGCACTGCATTCCCGGCCGGCCTATTACGGCGCCTATGCCGCGATCTGGACGGTTCTTCCCGCCCTCGTCGTCCTCTGCGTCTGGCTCTCCGTCAGCCCCGGCGTCATCCAGTCCTCGGTGCGCGGCACTTTCCCTGCCGAGGTCAAGGCGCAGGCCGCGGTCGAACAGGATCTGAGCTATTCGATGGTGGCGACGGTCGCGCGCGGCCTGACGATGCTGACATCGGACGAAGCCGCCGCGGTGGCAAACGATCCGGCCGCCCTGCAGGCCAAGCTCAGCGAAAAGGGCGTGCCGCTCGCCGGCCAGCCGCAGCCATACATGGTCGAGGCCGCCAAGACGCTCAATTCCATGAGCATGACGAGCCGCCTCGCCATGACCGCGATCGTCTTCATTCTGGCCGTTGCCGGCGCCTTTTATGCGCTGCGCGCCATCGCGCCGCGCTTCCGCGCCCGCAACCGCGTCGAGCGCGTCATGCTCTGGGGCCTGCTGCTCGCCTCCTCGATCGCCATCCTGACGACGGTCGGCATCGTGCTGTCGATGCTGTCGGAAGCGGTTCGCTTCTTTGCCGTCGTTCCCGCCGGCGATTTCTTTTTCGGCACTGTCTGGGATCCGCGCTTTGCCGGCGCCGGCAGCTCGTCCTTCGGCCAGTTCGGCCTGATCCCGCTCCTGCTCGGCACGCTTTATATCGGCCTGGTCGCCATGCTGGTAGCCGTGCCGGTCGGTCTCTTCGCCGCCATCTACATGGCCGAATACGCCTCGCCGAAGGTGCGCGGCGTCTCCAAGCCGCTGCTCGAAGTGCTCGCCGGCATCCCGACGATTGTCTACGGCTTCTTCGCCCTCGTCACCGTCGGCCCCTTCCTGCGCGATTTCTCCGCGCAGATCAGCGGCCTGCTCTCCGGCAACTATTCGAACTTCATCCAGGCACAGAGCGTTCTGACCGCCGGTATCGTCATGGGCATCATGCTGATCCCCTACGTTTCCTCGCTGTCGGACGACATCATCACCGCCGTACCGCGGGCGCTGCGCGACGGTTCGCTCGGTCTCGGCGCCACACGCTCCGAAACCATCAAGAAGGTGGTCCTGCCGGCGGCACTTCCCGGCATCGTCGGCGCGCTGCTGATGACCGCCTCGCGCGCCATCGGCGAAACCATGATCGTCGTGCTGGCCGCAGGTGTTGCCGCCCGCATTCAGATCAACCCCTTCGAGCCGATGACCACGGTGACCGTCAAGATCGTCAATCAGCTGACAGGCGA
- a CDS encoding nitronate monooxygenase family protein, which produces MALPPILKDKLRLPVIGSPLFIISHPALTLAQCKAGVVGAFPALNARPESQLDEWLAEITEELARHDAAHPERPAAPFAVNQIVHMSNKRLEHDLSLCVKYKVPIVISSLGAVPEVNAAVHSYGGIVLHDIINNRHAHSAIRKGADGLIAVASGAGGHAGTLSPFALVQEIREWFDGPLLLAGAIATGGAILAAEAMGADMAYIGSPFIATQEARASEAYKQAIVDGAAADIVYSNYFTGVHGNYLKPSIIAAGMDPDNLPVADPSKMDFEQATGGAKAWKDIWGSGQGIGAVKAVEPVADLVDRLEAEYKAARRRLAL; this is translated from the coding sequence ATGGCCCTGCCCCCCATCCTCAAGGACAAACTCAGACTGCCGGTGATCGGCTCGCCGCTCTTCATCATCTCGCATCCGGCGCTGACCCTGGCGCAATGCAAGGCGGGCGTCGTCGGCGCCTTTCCGGCGCTGAACGCCCGGCCGGAGAGCCAGCTCGACGAATGGCTGGCCGAGATCACCGAGGAACTCGCCCGCCACGACGCCGCCCATCCGGAGCGGCCGGCCGCGCCCTTTGCCGTCAACCAGATCGTCCACATGTCGAACAAGCGGCTGGAGCACGACCTGTCGCTCTGCGTCAAATACAAGGTGCCGATCGTGATCTCCTCGCTCGGCGCCGTGCCCGAGGTCAATGCCGCCGTGCATTCCTATGGCGGCATCGTGCTGCACGACATTATCAACAACCGCCACGCCCATTCGGCGATCCGCAAGGGTGCGGACGGGCTGATCGCCGTGGCATCAGGCGCCGGCGGCCATGCCGGCACGCTGTCGCCCTTCGCCCTTGTCCAGGAAATCCGCGAGTGGTTCGACGGGCCGCTGCTGCTTGCCGGCGCGATCGCGACCGGCGGCGCGATCCTGGCCGCCGAAGCGATGGGCGCCGACATGGCCTATATCGGCTCGCCCTTCATCGCAACGCAAGAGGCGCGCGCTAGCGAGGCTTACAAGCAGGCGATCGTCGACGGCGCGGCAGCCGACATCGTCTACTCCAACTATTTCACCGGCGTGCACGGCAACTATCTCAAACCGTCGATCATCGCCGCCGGCATGGACCCCGACAACCTGCCCGTCGCCGACCCCTCGAAGATGGATTTCGAGCAGGCGACCGGCGGCGCCAAGGCCTGGAAGGACATATGGGGCAGCGGCCAGGGCATCGGCGCCGTCAAGGCGGTGGAGCCGGTGGCAGATCTCGTCGACCGGCTGGAGGCCGAATACAAGGCCGCCCGCAGGCGGCTGGCGCTCTGA
- a CDS encoding IS66 family transposase: MSSATTNLPDDPAFLKAMIAALQAENAKMSATLQAHDQLIQTLRLRIAKLKKQVFGKSSEKIEREIEQLELALEDLLIAAAEGSMAPIDEPDEAASVVPLADTSEKIMRRRPRVSDKAVRERRELDPGSCCPECGGELRLVGEDVSEILDMIAAQMKVIEVARLKKSCRCCEKMVQVAAPSRPIPGSMAGAGLLAYILVSKFDDHLPLYRLNENFARMGADIPDSTMVDWCGRAMQVLQPLIERIETAIMASDLLHADDTPIRVLDRSLRDKGLGKGVKKGRIWTYVRDQRPWVGTSPPGAVYYFAPDWKEEHVHRHLKQSSCILQADGYKGYGKLYSLGEKGGSRFKEAACWAHWRRDFHDIWTSNKSEIAREALDRIGALYDIERGINGQPAEIRLAARQKQSKPKVDAFRHWAEAQLTRIPGKSDLATAFRYGLSRWSSLCLFLEDGRVAIDNNAAERALRPIGVGRRNWLFAGADTGAETLARAMTIIETAKMNGLDPQAYLADVLDRIHDHKINRLDELLPWNWSAITTVDAKAA; encoded by the coding sequence ATGTCTAGCGCGACGACAAATCTTCCGGACGATCCAGCCTTTCTCAAGGCAATGATTGCCGCTTTGCAGGCGGAAAACGCGAAGATGTCGGCCACATTGCAGGCGCATGACCAGTTAATCCAAACGCTGCGGCTGCGCATTGCCAAGCTGAAGAAACAGGTCTTCGGCAAGTCCTCCGAAAAGATTGAGCGTGAAATCGAGCAGCTGGAACTGGCGCTTGAGGATCTGTTGATCGCCGCCGCTGAAGGCAGTATGGCGCCAATCGATGAACCTGATGAGGCGGCGTCTGTTGTTCCCTTGGCGGATACGTCTGAAAAGATCATGCGCCGGCGCCCACGCGTCTCGGACAAGGCGGTTCGCGAGCGCCGAGAGCTCGATCCTGGCTCCTGCTGCCCGGAATGCGGAGGTGAATTGCGTCTTGTCGGTGAGGACGTCAGCGAAATCCTCGACATGATCGCCGCGCAGATGAAAGTCATCGAGGTTGCTCGACTGAAGAAGTCCTGCCGCTGCTGCGAGAAAATGGTACAGGTGGCAGCACCCAGCCGCCCGATACCGGGCAGCATGGCGGGCGCCGGCCTTCTTGCTTATATTCTGGTCTCGAAGTTTGACGACCATTTGCCACTGTACCGGCTGAACGAGAACTTCGCCCGCATGGGCGCCGACATTCCCGACAGCACGATGGTTGATTGGTGTGGTCGCGCCATGCAGGTGCTTCAGCCTCTCATCGAGCGGATCGAAACGGCGATTATGGCAAGTGACCTCCTTCATGCCGACGACACCCCGATCCGAGTGCTGGATCGCTCGCTGCGAGACAAGGGGTTGGGCAAGGGTGTGAAGAAGGGCAGGATCTGGACGTATGTCCGCGATCAACGTCCATGGGTGGGGACTTCCCCGCCCGGTGCAGTCTACTATTTTGCTCCTGACTGGAAAGAAGAGCACGTGCACCGCCACCTCAAGCAATCAAGCTGCATCCTTCAGGCTGACGGCTACAAAGGATATGGCAAGCTATACTCGCTTGGAGAAAAGGGAGGATCTCGCTTCAAGGAAGCCGCCTGCTGGGCTCATTGGCGACGAGACTTCCACGACATCTGGACATCAAACAAGTCGGAGATTGCGCGAGAGGCTCTCGATCGCATCGGAGCGCTTTACGACATCGAGCGTGGCATCAACGGGCAGCCTGCTGAGATCCGTCTTGCTGCGCGTCAAAAGCAGAGCAAGCCTAAGGTCGATGCATTCCGCCACTGGGCTGAAGCTCAACTCACGCGCATTCCGGGCAAAAGCGATCTGGCGACAGCTTTCCGCTACGGATTGAGCCGATGGTCTTCGCTCTGTCTGTTCCTCGAAGACGGCCGCGTCGCGATCGACAACAATGCCGCCGAGCGGGCACTACGTCCGATAGGCGTGGGAAGACGGAACTGGCTCTTCGCGGGAGCCGATACGGGAGCGGAGACCTTGGCACGCGCCATGACGATCATCGAGACGGCAAAGATGAATGGACTTGATCCGCAGGCCTATCTGGCTGACGTGCTCGATCGCATCCACGATCACAAGATCAATCGGTTAGACGAACTGCTTCCGTGGAACTGGTCGGCGATCACCACAGTCGACGCAAAGGCAGCCTGA
- the tnpB gene encoding IS66 family insertion sequence element accessory protein TnpB (TnpB, as the term is used for proteins encoded by IS66 family insertion elements, is considered an accessory protein, since TnpC, encoded by a neighboring gene, is a DDE family transposase.), translated as MIGPGTGVRVYLACGITDMRKGVEGLAALAQNVLRQKPTGGAVFAFRGKRGDRLKLLYFDGQGFCLYYKILQKGRFPWPSASDGTARLTSAQLAMLWEGIDWRRPDWGAPPARVG; from the coding sequence ATGATTGGACCTGGGACCGGCGTTCGGGTGTATCTTGCGTGCGGGATCACGGACATGCGCAAGGGAGTAGAAGGCCTTGCCGCGCTTGCGCAGAATGTTTTGCGTCAGAAGCCGACTGGCGGCGCGGTCTTTGCTTTTCGCGGCAAGCGTGGCGATCGTTTGAAGCTGCTCTATTTTGATGGCCAGGGCTTCTGCCTGTATTACAAGATCTTGCAGAAGGGGCGGTTTCCTTGGCCTTCGGCATCCGACGGGACTGCCCGGCTGACGTCGGCCCAACTGGCGATGTTGTGGGAAGGGATCGATTGGCGTCGTCCTGATTGGGGTGCGCCACCGGCCCGTGTCGGGTGA
- a CDS encoding substrate-binding domain-containing protein, with translation MNTFKLTVAALAATAAFAGAAVARDQIQIAGSSTVLPYAKIVAESFGETFTNFKTPVVESGGTGAGLKEFCKGVGEDTIDIANASRPINKNEAEACKAAGVTDVQEVKIGYDGIVFATDSSNPDVAYVPADIYKALAAQVVVDGKLVANPYKKWSEVNPKLPAVDIAAYIPGEKHGTREVFEQNVLAAGCKASGALDVIAKEISDKAAQTKACVAVRKDGAAVDIDGDYPETLARIAANKTGVGVFGLSFYENNADKLKVASVNGIVPSTETIANGTYPVSRPLFFYVKKAHLGAVPGLKEYVSFFVSDQMIGPDGPLAEYGLVAAPDAERDAIRKDVEAGKSM, from the coding sequence ATGAACACCTTCAAGCTCACCGTTGCCGCGCTCGCTGCAACTGCCGCCTTCGCTGGCGCAGCCGTCGCTCGCGACCAGATCCAGATCGCTGGTTCGTCCACCGTCCTGCCTTACGCCAAGATCGTTGCCGAATCCTTCGGCGAGACCTTCACCAACTTCAAGACGCCGGTCGTCGAATCCGGCGGCACGGGCGCTGGCCTGAAGGAATTCTGCAAGGGCGTCGGCGAAGACACCATCGACATCGCCAACGCTTCGCGTCCGATCAACAAGAACGAGGCCGAAGCCTGCAAGGCCGCCGGCGTAACCGACGTCCAGGAAGTCAAGATCGGTTATGACGGCATCGTCTTCGCAACCGACTCGTCCAACCCTGATGTCGCTTACGTTCCGGCCGACATCTACAAGGCACTCGCTGCCCAGGTCGTCGTCGACGGCAAGCTCGTCGCCAACCCCTACAAGAAGTGGTCGGAAGTCAATCCGAAGCTCCCGGCCGTTGACATCGCCGCCTATATCCCGGGCGAAAAGCACGGCACGCGCGAAGTCTTCGAACAGAACGTTCTTGCCGCCGGCTGCAAGGCTTCGGGCGCTCTCGACGTCATCGCCAAGGAAATCTCCGACAAGGCCGCCCAGACCAAGGCTTGCGTCGCGGTCCGCAAGGACGGCGCTGCGGTCGACATCGACGGCGACTATCCGGAAACCCTCGCACGCATCGCGGCCAACAAGACCGGCGTCGGCGTATTCGGCCTTTCCTTCTATGAAAACAACGCCGACAAGCTGAAGGTCGCCAGCGTGAACGGTATCGTTCCGTCCACCGAAACGATCGCCAACGGCACCTACCCGGTTTCCCGCCCGCTGTTCTTCTATGTCAAGAAGGCACATCTCGGCGCCGTTCCGGGCCTGAAGGAATACGTCAGCTTCTTCGTATCCGACCAGATGATCGGCCCTGACGGCCCGCTGGCTGAATACGGCCTCGTTGCCGCTCCGGATGCCGAGCGCGACGCGATCCGCAAGGACGTCGAAGCTGGTAAGTCCATGTAA
- a CDS encoding DNA-binding protein — translation MTTNRKYLTGPQVLARYQISEMTLHRWQKNEVLAFPQPMKINRRKFFLEDDLIAWERNRAAGRAV, via the coding sequence ATGACTACCAACCGAAAATATCTGACCGGGCCCCAAGTCCTTGCTCGCTATCAAATCAGCGAGATGACACTGCACAGGTGGCAGAAGAACGAGGTTCTTGCATTTCCTCAGCCGATGAAAATCAACCGCCGAAAGTTCTTTCTTGAGGATGATTTGATTGCATGGGAGCGGAATCGCGCTGCGGGGCGGGCCGTATGA
- a CDS encoding regulator — protein sequence MSGLETAIRTALENADRDNPEVRARIYQSARQALEAGLRKQDITDADAVAHHRHRLETTIHAIESEERDRLHPRQRPPEVPVPPVVDMPAPPAHRGDVADIDSLIDSPVAAGETRGPDVIMHRGDESRLDDVHASTADHLSAAPLGEERLQRGQRAANMDFRPERAAGRRKPRKFFSRLLVWCVLLAFIGIGAWWAYTSGLLLTAAERDTSVANPPASTQPEDFTGNDDSAGNAASHTDQPVTIDPQNSFSADWIPVFKPDEADKITSGPRARTENITENDGPAVRLISESGAADGNISVSVPASALQQLAGKSSTIALTLQSTTDEPTQVTVECNFQSLGNCARHRFSVTREKSDALLQVRFDRSLAPNSPGTLVINSDLDGKARGINLFAIRILPGQ from the coding sequence GTGAGCGGATTAGAAACGGCCATCAGAACAGCGCTCGAAAATGCCGATCGCGACAATCCGGAGGTTCGAGCGAGGATCTACCAGTCGGCCCGCCAGGCGTTGGAAGCCGGCCTGCGCAAGCAGGATATCACCGATGCCGATGCCGTCGCCCATCATCGCCATCGCCTGGAAACCACCATCCACGCCATCGAAAGCGAGGAGCGCGACCGTCTTCACCCGCGTCAACGGCCGCCTGAAGTGCCGGTGCCACCGGTCGTCGACATGCCGGCGCCGCCGGCTCATCGAGGGGATGTGGCCGATATCGACAGCCTGATCGACAGCCCGGTGGCGGCGGGCGAGACCCGTGGCCCGGACGTGATCATGCACCGCGGCGACGAGTCGCGCCTTGACGACGTGCATGCGAGCACCGCCGATCATCTCTCCGCCGCCCCGCTCGGCGAGGAGCGGCTGCAGCGCGGCCAGCGCGCCGCCAACATGGATTTCCGTCCGGAGCGGGCGGCCGGCCGCCGCAAACCGCGCAAGTTCTTTTCGAGGCTTCTCGTCTGGTGTGTGCTGCTCGCCTTCATCGGCATCGGCGCCTGGTGGGCCTATACGTCGGGCCTGCTCCTGACGGCGGCCGAGCGCGACACCAGCGTCGCCAATCCGCCGGCCAGCACCCAGCCGGAGGATTTCACCGGCAATGACGACAGCGCCGGCAATGCCGCCAGCCACACCGATCAGCCGGTGACCATCGATCCGCAGAACAGTTTTTCGGCCGATTGGATCCCGGTGTTCAAGCCCGACGAGGCCGACAAGATCACAAGCGGCCCGCGGGCGCGCACCGAAAACATCACCGAGAATGACGGCCCGGCAGTGCGGCTGATTTCCGAAAGCGGTGCGGCTGACGGCAATATCTCGGTCAGTGTTCCCGCCTCGGCGCTGCAGCAGCTTGCCGGCAAATCCTCGACCATCGCGCTGACGCTGCAATCGACCACCGACGAGCCGACGCAGGTTACGGTCGAATGCAATTTCCAATCGCTCGGCAACTGCGCCCGCCATCGCTTCAGCGTCACCCGCGAAAAGTCGGATGCGCTGCTGCAGGTGAGATTCGACCGCTCGCTGGCGCCGAATTCGCCCGGCACGCTTGTCATCAACAGCGATCTCGACGGCAAGGCGCGCGGCATCAACCTGTTCGCAATCCGCATCCTGCCGGGGCAGTGA
- the phoR gene encoding phosphate regulon sensor histidine kinase PhoR, translating to MARIRRERPVLLAAILSALAALAAGMNKWVVLVLLLVMILTALFNEAPVLKAESVEPMEAEPQAPPSRLPDVAATLAGLDIPAMVLSHDASVLFQNRAAEKAFGEVALGAHISARLRSPGVLDMVRETIATNAPNQIEHAERLPSERVYIVRSAPVEFQADGERERFFILSFRDISEVRRIDRMRSDFVANASHELRTPLASLRGFIETIQGPAKNDQKAQAQFLGIMLDQTTRMSRLVDDLLSLSRLELKSHLAPDEKVDLVPLLGHVRDSLVPLARDVGVEIDLHLPDGKVEVLGDRDELVQVFENLMENACKYGQEGKIVDVWLKNGAGGPVEVSIVDKGPGIPAEHVPRLTERFYRVSIEDSRSKKGTGLGLAIVKHILTRHRARLIVKSEVGKGTDFTVRF from the coding sequence CTGGCGCGCATCCGGCGCGAACGGCCGGTGCTGCTCGCGGCCATCCTCAGCGCGCTCGCCGCCCTTGCCGCCGGGATGAACAAATGGGTCGTGCTCGTTCTCCTGCTCGTCATGATCTTGACCGCGCTGTTCAACGAGGCGCCAGTCCTCAAGGCGGAATCCGTCGAGCCGATGGAGGCGGAGCCGCAAGCGCCGCCAAGCCGCCTGCCTGATGTTGCTGCCACGCTTGCCGGGCTCGATATTCCCGCCATGGTGCTGTCGCACGACGCCTCGGTGCTGTTCCAGAACCGCGCCGCCGAAAAGGCCTTCGGCGAGGTGGCGCTCGGCGCCCATATATCGGCCCGGCTGCGCTCGCCCGGCGTGCTCGACATGGTGCGCGAAACCATCGCCACCAATGCGCCGAACCAGATCGAGCATGCCGAGCGGCTGCCGTCCGAGCGCGTCTATATCGTCCGCAGCGCGCCCGTCGAGTTCCAGGCCGACGGAGAGCGGGAGCGGTTTTTCATCCTGTCCTTCCGCGATATATCGGAGGTCCGCCGCATCGACCGCATGCGATCGGATTTCGTCGCCAATGCCAGCCACGAGCTGCGCACGCCGCTTGCCTCGCTGCGCGGCTTCATCGAGACGATCCAGGGCCCGGCGAAGAACGACCAGAAGGCGCAGGCGCAGTTTCTGGGCATTATGCTCGATCAGACCACCCGCATGAGCCGACTGGTCGATGACCTGCTGTCGCTCTCCCGCCTGGAGCTGAAATCGCACCTCGCGCCGGATGAGAAGGTCGACCTGGTGCCGCTGCTCGGCCATGTCCGCGACTCGCTGGTGCCGCTCGCCAGGGATGTCGGCGTCGAGATCGACCTGCATCTGCCCGACGGCAAGGTGGAGGTGCTGGGGGACCGTGACGAGCTTGTCCAGGTCTTCGAGAACCTGATGGAGAATGCCTGCAAATATGGCCAGGAAGGCAAGATCGTCGATGTCTGGCTGAAGAACGGCGCCGGTGGCCCCGTGGAGGTCAGCATCGTCGACAAGGGGCCGGGCATCCCGGCCGAGCACGTGCCGCGTCTGACGGAACGCTTCTATCGCGTCAGCATCGAGGACAGCCGCTCGAAGAAAGGCACCGGCCTTGGCCTTGCCATCGTCAAACATATCCTCACCCGCCACCGCGCCCGGCTGATCGTCAAGTCCGAGGTTGGCAAAGGCACCGATTTTACGGTGCGCTTCTAA
- a CDS encoding transposase yields MRVEILGQERRRRWREEDKLAIVMSVGVAGATITEVAHRHDLTRQQIYAWRSELKKKGLLSASANALFIPVDMNAVQTDVPELRESCCGMIELRLSCGRTLRFESSVAPGTLTQVIRAVEAA; encoded by the coding sequence ATGCGCGTTGAAATTCTTGGGCAGGAACGTCGACGGCGGTGGCGCGAAGAAGACAAGCTTGCGATTGTCATGTCGGTTGGGGTTGCTGGAGCCACGATCACAGAGGTTGCTCATCGTCACGATTTAACGCGGCAGCAGATATACGCCTGGCGTAGCGAGCTCAAAAAGAAGGGGCTTTTGTCGGCATCTGCGAATGCATTGTTCATTCCAGTCGATATGAATGCCGTGCAGACCGATGTCCCTGAACTCAGGGAGAGCTGCTGCGGGATGATCGAGCTACGATTGAGCTGCGGCCGCACACTTCGCTTCGAGAGTTCGGTGGCGCCCGGCACCCTGACGCAGGTTATCCGGGCAGTGGAAGCAGCATGA
- the ppk2 gene encoding polyphosphate kinase 2, with protein MSETVGSRAVELDIHGRKCVFDVDDPVLPDWVEEHALESGGFPYKKKLNEEDYLEQLTKLQVELVKVQFWLQATGKRVMALFEGRDAAGKGGAISASSAHMNPRLARAVALAKPTEREQGQWYFQRYVAQFPTAGEFVLFDRSWYNRAGVEPVMGFCTPQQYEAFLNQAPQLEKIIAHEGIFFFKFYLDIGREMQLKRFHDRRHDPLKVWKLSSMDIAALTKWGDYSEKRDRMLKETHTEFAPWTVIRANDKRRAHLQLIRHMLHRMDYDGKDKAALGERDEQIIGSGPGFLK; from the coding sequence ATGAGCGAGACTGTCGGAAGCAGGGCGGTGGAGCTTGATATCCACGGCAGGAAGTGCGTCTTCGACGTCGACGATCCGGTCCTGCCGGACTGGGTGGAGGAACACGCGCTGGAGTCCGGCGGGTTTCCCTATAAGAAGAAGCTCAACGAGGAGGACTATCTGGAGCAGCTTACAAAGCTGCAGGTGGAACTCGTCAAGGTGCAGTTCTGGCTGCAGGCGACCGGCAAACGGGTGATGGCGCTGTTCGAGGGGCGCGACGCGGCCGGTAAGGGCGGCGCCATTTCGGCCTCCTCGGCGCATATGAACCCGCGCCTTGCGCGCGCCGTCGCGCTCGCCAAGCCAACCGAGCGCGAGCAGGGGCAATGGTATTTCCAGCGTTATGTCGCGCAGTTCCCGACCGCAGGCGAATTCGTGCTGTTCGACCGCTCCTGGTACAACCGCGCCGGCGTCGAACCGGTCATGGGCTTCTGCACGCCGCAGCAATATGAAGCTTTCCTCAACCAGGCGCCGCAGCTCGAAAAGATCATTGCCCATGAGGGCATCTTCTTCTTCAAATTCTATCTCGATATCGGCCGCGAGATGCAGCTCAAGCGTTTCCACGATCGCAGGCACGATCCGCTGAAAGTCTGGAAGCTTTCATCGATGGATATCGCGGCCCTGACCAAATGGGGCGATTACAGCGAAAAGCGCGACCGCATGCTGAAGGAAACCCATACGGAATTCGCGCCATGGACCGTCATCCGCGCCAATGATAAGCGGCGTGCGCATCTGCAGCTTATCCGGCACATGCTCCACAGGATGGACTATGACGGCAAGGACAAAGCGGCGCTCGGCGAGCGCGACGAGCAGATCATCGGCTCGGGGCCCGGCTTCCTGAAATAG